The genomic segment CAGCGCGCCGCGCCTTTTGACTTGAACAGACCCACAAGCGCCAGGATCAAAGCTGCATATCCGATATAGGCGACATCGCTGTCGGAATTTTTTTCGGGACGGTCGACCTTGTCCCAGTATGTTTCCTTGAAATTACCCTTGAGGAAGGCGCTCCTCGGATGCGGAACGAAATAATCCAGTGGCTTGAGCGATAGATTTGCAAGCTCTGCGGTGGTGCGCTGAAGATTAATCTGGCCGGTTGTGCTGCTTCCGCCAATCACTTTTGTATAATAAACTCCGAAGATGAGAATCACCAGGGCAAGTGTGACTCCTGTTTTCACCCAGGCCTGAAGCGCGGCAGGAGAGATAATATCACGGAAAAATCCTCCCAATCCCCGCTTTTCACCCCAGATGCGCCAGCCGGCGAGGACAGCCAGAAGCGTCACAGTGTGCACCGGCAGGTAGACAAGGAAATAGGGCATGGCGAAAAGTATGTTGAACGACAGAAACATACCGGCCAGGAGGGCGTTTCCCCATGTCTGTTCCTCCACGAACTTGAGAACGAAAAGGGTGAAGAAGGGAATCCACTGCACCTGGGTGGAGTCGAACGTGGTATAGGAGCGCACCAGCATGTTGGGGCAGAAAGCATAGACGATCCCGGCGACCATGCCTGCCGCCGCACTTTTCGTGATATGGCGGACGACAAGGAACATGCCCAGCCCCGACATGACCAGGTTGAACAGGATAGTGAGATTATAGCTGAACAGGTACCCGAAGATGATGGAAAAAGGCGCCATGACGAATCCGGTGAAGTTGGCGAAAGTCATATGCTGCCCGAACGGCGCGGCAAAGAGCGGGTTGAAGAACGGCGAGGACTTGAGCACCGCCAGCGATTCCTTCATCCACCAGAAATAGTAGTGCAGGGAAGCAAAGAGATCGGTGGAAACGTGGTCGTAAAAACCGTATACCGAGCTGTTCATCCGGAACAAGAGAGGAAAGGTCAGGATACATGCCAGGAAAACATAAAATCCCGCCGCTGCAAGCGCGGGTCTTTTCAGGTCGAGCGGTTTCTTTTCCGTTAGAGGAGGCCGGGATTTAGGAGATGTTTTTTTATGTTTTTCGGCCACAATTGTTCCCTTCATGATTGCAAAAAAGTACTGTCGCGCAGCGCTGCGTTCTATAATATATAGTGAGGCTCGTTTGAATGCTTTGGAAAAATTGATCTGAGAAACTCGCGAGAAAAAAAAGACATCCGATGTTCCGGACGCCTTTCGAATCTGAGGGATTTTCATCAAGCAACGCCCAAAAGAGCTTGACAATGGTAAACGGCAAATGTATATAGCAGATAACATAATTGCCGGTAATCGTTTGGAAAGGAATTCGCTATGAATATATATCCCAGAACAGCGGCATGGGCATGCCTCTTGCTCCTCGCTTTCTCATCAGTATCGTTGGCATTTCCTGCCTTAATTGACCTGGCGAAAACCTATGAAGGAATAGTGAGCATCGAGGGCGAGTATGCCAACGGCCAGGCGGGAATATGGGTCTGTTCGGGAGATATCAACGGGGACGGCATTGACGATGCGGTCATCGGGTCGCTGAGAGCCTCTCCGCATGGGAGAAACCAGGCAGGAGAGGTATATGTGATTTTCGGTTCGGAAAAGATATTTGATTCACGTCAGATCGATCTTGTGAATACCACCGTACCGGTGCTGAAAATTTGCGGGGAACTCACCAATGATAATCTGGGGTGCTCCGTTTCCGCGGGAGATGTGAACCATGACGGCTGCGACGATATCATCATCGGCGCCCCGAATTCGAGCAAGGCATACATTGTATTCGGCTCCAAAAATATAAGCTCTTTGAAAGAGATCGATCTCAGCACACCGCCCCTTAATGTGGTGCGGATTTACGGTATTGCTCCCGGCGAACAGTTCGGTTTCACAACCTTTGCCGCGGACATCAACGGAGATGGATTTAAGGATGCGATACTAGGGGCGCCCGCCGCTTCTCCCCTGCGCCGTAACGCATCGGGGGAAGTAGTCGTCCTTTTCGGCTCAAAGGACCTCTCCTCCGCCGGGGATATATATCTCCGCGAATCGCCCCAGAGCATCCTTCGAATCATCGGAGGGAAAGAAGGCGACTGGTTTGGGGTGAGAGCGGTCGGAGGGGACATTAACGGAGACGGTTTCGATGATGTGATTATCGGGTCGTGGTTTGCGGACGCGCGGGGGAACAATTCCGGGGCGATGTACGTGGTGTTCGGTTCTGCGGGAATGACGCCTTCCCGGGTGCTGGATATCGCTTCCATGAATACGGGTTTGCTTACCATTGCAGGTGAGAATGCCGAGGACCTTTTCGGTTTCTGCATCACGCCGGTGAATGTGGATAATGACGGATTCAGGGATATCCTCGTTTCGGGCCATGGCTATGATTATAGCAGCCGAAACGAACCGGGCGCATCCTATGTAATACGGGGCTCATCGGGACTGGCAGCTTTGAAGACCATCGACCTGCGTCAAAACAATGCCAATGTCATCCGTATCATCGGCGAGAACTCCGTGGATCACCTCGCCCGTGGGCTGAGCGCAGACCTTAGCGGAGACGGTATTCCTGAACTCGTCGTCACCGCTTCCGATGCAGACCCGCTGGGAAGGGATTTAGGCGGCAAGATCTTTATTCTCCCCGGTCCCCTGACCGGTCTGGGGAAGCAGATCGATCTCGCCGCGCCGCCTCCCGGTATTACAAGCATCATCGGGGGCCTTGCAGGCGATCATCTCGGTAATTTCATTGCAGCCGGCGATTTGAACCATGACGGTTATCCGGACCTGATCATCGGCGCCCATACAGCAAGCCCTCTTTCGAGAAATCTGGCAGGGAGGGTTTATCTGGTTTCGGGGAAAGGGGTCCAACAGTCATCGGAACCTTCTGCTTCCCCGTTCAAATTCACCGCTTTTACGGGGAATAAGGCATCTCTATACATCTCTGCGAATCATGCTCCCATGATCAGGGGCAAAAAGATAGAGGCCGGGGATGAAATCGGAGTCTTTACTCCCGGTGGTCTATGCGCGGGCGCCGGTACCTGGACAGGGCAGGACCTTCTCATCACTGTTTGGGGAGATGATCCCCAGATCGCCGGGATCAACGGTTTCCGCTCCGGAGAGCGGTATTACTTCCGCATCCGGGATATATCCATTCCTGAAGTCATTGTGGCACAGGCAGTTTTTATAATTGGCCCGGATGCTTACCAGGTTGACGGGGTTTCCATTCTGAGTTCTCTCGGGGACGGAGGAGTTACCAAAGCAGAGGCGGAGATGCCCGGGGAATTTTCCCTCTCCCAGAACTATCCCAATCCATTCAATCAGGTTACGGTCATCGATTTTACCATCGCCCAAAGGGACACGGTGACGCTGAAAGTATTTAATTCCCTCGGAAAAGAAGTAGCTACCCTGGTCAATGATGTAATGCCTCCGGGACAGTACAGCATACCCTGGAAAGCATCAGGACTGGCAAGCGGCATCTATTTCTACCGTCTGGATTCAGGGACTTTTACGGAGATGAAGAAGCTGACTTTGATTAAATAGGTTCTTAACCCTAATTATGCATTTAAAAGAGATTTAGAACTTATCCGTAAAGATTTTCACTCGTTTTAAGGCAGCCCCCTTCTGGCCTTTCAGGGCCACCTTCCCCCCTTCAGGGGGGCTAGAAAAGCATGCGGCGTCTCTACTTCCCTTGCCCCCATTTATGGGGGAAAGGGATCGAGGGATAGGGGGCATTGAGTAGATTCAACCTGCGAATTTCTTACGGACAAGCTCTTAGTCTCTGTGAGCGTTAAACTACAGCCCCCTAAATCCCCCAAAGGGGGACTTAAAAGACTGCAATACAAGGCTTAATCTGTTTTTAAAAAAGTTACACTTTCGCATTTCCATCTTTACCACGAAAAGTCCCCCTTCGGGGGATTTAGGGGGCTGCCTTCTAAAAATTAATAATAAGTATTTGTTTAAAAAAGAGTTAAGAAAATGTCGTAGCAAATTTGTGAATAATCCGGGTTAACGAATCTATTTTTCACCCGCCAGCATAATCCTCAAAACATCGCCAAATCCTTGCCAGGGAGAGCGGAGGTCTATCGGCATCATGGGATCTGCTTTCATGGTGAACTGTAAGTTCATGGTGAGAGCGGCGAGGAGGACCGCGCCGAGTTCCACCGGCCGGGACAGCGGGAGCGCACCGAGCATAAACGCCCTGCCAACCGCCGCAGAATACTTCCCGAGCAGTCCGGGGATATGATAGGAATAACGATCGAGCGATACGGTTTTGAGACCGGCCTTACACGCCAGGCTCGAAAGGGCGGCCGGCCGGAAATCGTAGAGGTGAGTGGTGTTCAGGTACAGACCGAGCTCTTCCGTGGTACATTCGCGTGCAAGCGGCGCCAGCGGAAGCTCCACGAATATGCGCCCGCGCGGCTTCAGGAGCTGTTTGCAGTGTTCCAGAACATGTATGGGAGCAGTCATATGTTCCAGCACATGGGACAGGGCGATGAGATCGAATTTCTCCTCAGCCGGGTCCAGTTCGATAATATTCTTCTGCTCAAGCTCGATATGATGAACTTCCCTCGCCTTACGGACGGAAAAATCGCTGTATTCCAATCCGCGAATTCTCCAACCCCGCCTGCGAAAAATTGCGAGAAGAGAGCCGTCCGAGCTGCCCACTTCGAGGACCTTTTTCTCTGAAGCGGGACCCTTCTCGTCCATGTTACGGCTCATGAAAAGATACTGGCTCCATGCCCGCATCAGTGAAAACCGGGAGCGGAGCATATAGATGATTCCGCTCTTTTCCGGCGCTGCATAGTACTCGCTGGCGTAATATTCCTCGAGCCGGGCCGTCGAGGGCTGAGCGCCCAGGAAATAAAGCCCGCAGGACTCGCAGAAGCACACCGTATACCGTTCGCCGAATACGGTATTTTCTCCGACCGCCCTCGCGGAAGAATCAGAACCGCACAGGAGGCAATTCCCTTTCCCTGTTATTTCAGTATTGTTCATCCTTTGAATATATCCTCGTTTATCCAGTCCGGTCTGGGGGCAGGCGCCTCCCAGTCATCGGGCAGCTCCGCCACACGGATCATCTGACCCTTGTGTTCAAGGTGTGATTTGAAACCGGCGAGGAATATCCGTGTTTTATGCAGGATATAATCGTAGCTCCACTGCATCTTCCGTGTCTCGAACATGCGCTGCATGGCGAATATCGTAGGCCCGAAGAAATGGTAGAGACGGTGGAGACGCTCGCCCTTCTCCCAGTTGCATACCAGGTCCCACCAGCCGCCGTTGTAGTAAAGACGCAGGCCGACATTGGCTTCCTGCCCCTGGAAGAAGTGCTGTGTCGCCACAAACGGTGCGGTCTGTTTCCCCGCCCCTTCGATGGAGATGCCGTTATACTGGAGAGTCAGCACTCCCCAGTTCATTTTGGTAATGTCTTTCCCCGGAGCGCTCCACCAGCCGTCTGCCTGGAGGCTCACCCGCTCGACATCCATGCCCAGCGCCCCCAGGAGAAAATAGAGGCCGTGAACGCCATGCGCCGGATATTCTCCGGCGTCATTGTCCGAATTGGCGCCCAGGATGGTTTTTCCGCTCTTGAGGAACTCCTCGACCTTCCATCGGGCAATATGGGTTTCCTTGATGTACTCCCGCTCGTCGGTGCAGAGAATGGGAGTATTGTGCGTGCGGGCGGTTTCCACCATATCACGGGCGTGTTTCATGGAGAGGGCGAACGGCCGGTTGATGAAACAGGGAACGCCCGCTTCCAGGTAAGGTTTGGTCAGAAGATGCCACCATTTGACCTCGTAGAGCGCCCCGAAAATCATGCCGTCCACCTTGTCTACCATGTCGTAGTAGTTCTTTACCG from the Candidatus Latescibacter sp. genome contains:
- a CDS encoding T9SS type A sorting domain-containing protein, producing the protein MNIYPRTAAWACLLLLAFSSVSLAFPALIDLAKTYEGIVSIEGEYANGQAGIWVCSGDINGDGIDDAVIGSLRASPHGRNQAGEVYVIFGSEKIFDSRQIDLVNTTVPVLKICGELTNDNLGCSVSAGDVNHDGCDDIIIGAPNSSKAYIVFGSKNISSLKEIDLSTPPLNVVRIYGIAPGEQFGFTTFAADINGDGFKDAILGAPAASPLRRNASGEVVVLFGSKDLSSAGDIYLRESPQSILRIIGGKEGDWFGVRAVGGDINGDGFDDVIIGSWFADARGNNSGAMYVVFGSAGMTPSRVLDIASMNTGLLTIAGENAEDLFGFCITPVNVDNDGFRDILVSGHGYDYSSRNEPGASYVIRGSSGLAALKTIDLRQNNANVIRIIGENSVDHLARGLSADLSGDGIPELVVTASDADPLGRDLGGKIFILPGPLTGLGKQIDLAAPPPGITSIIGGLAGDHLGNFIAAGDLNHDGYPDLIIGAHTASPLSRNLAGRVYLVSGKGVQQSSEPSASPFKFTAFTGNKASLYISANHAPMIRGKKIEAGDEIGVFTPGGLCAGAGTWTGQDLLITVWGDDPQIAGINGFRSGERYYFRIRDISIPEVIVAQAVFIIGPDAYQVDGVSILSSLGDGGVTKAEAEMPGEFSLSQNYPNPFNQVTVIDFTIAQRDTVTLKVFNSLGKEVATLVNDVMPPGQYSIPWKASGLASGIYFYRLDSGTFTEMKKLTLIK
- a CDS encoding class I SAM-dependent methyltransferase; amino-acid sequence: MNNTEITGKGNCLLCGSDSSARAVGENTVFGERYTVCFCESCGLYFLGAQPSTARLEEYYASEYYAAPEKSGIIYMLRSRFSLMRAWSQYLFMSRNMDEKGPASEKKVLEVGSSDGSLLAIFRRRGWRIRGLEYSDFSVRKAREVHHIELEQKNIIELDPAEEKFDLIALSHVLEHMTAPIHVLEHCKQLLKPRGRIFVELPLAPLARECTTEELGLYLNTTHLYDFRPAALSSLACKAGLKTVSLDRYSYHIPGLLGKYSAAVGRAFMLGALPLSRPVELGAVLLAALTMNLQFTMKADPMMPIDLRSPWQGFGDVLRIMLAGEK
- a CDS encoding Gfo/Idh/MocA family oxidoreductase, which gives rise to MPNSTPTVELLKIGVVGVGEYSHIPTIWGPTINPLFPDIYPNRTTRMLITHCWDSRPEVAKDFASKYKCEAVKNYYDMVDKVDGMIFGALYEVKWWHLLTKPYLEAGVPCFINRPFALSMKHARDMVETARTHNTPILCTDEREYIKETHIARWKVEEFLKSGKTILGANSDNDAGEYPAHGVHGLYFLLGALGMDVERVSLQADGWWSAPGKDITKMNWGVLTLQYNGISIEGAGKQTAPFVATQHFFQGQEANVGLRLYYNGGWWDLVCNWEKGERLHRLYHFFGPTIFAMQRMFETRKMQWSYDYILHKTRIFLAGFKSHLEHKGQMIRVAELPDDWEAPAPRPDWINEDIFKG